One window from the genome of Nicotiana tomentosiformis chromosome 5, ASM39032v3, whole genome shotgun sequence encodes:
- the LOC104085887 gene encoding acyl carrier protein 2, mitochondrial-like, with protein MAARNALLKYMRVEARLPQLQNPRLIGGSFTQLFKRHFSEEVRGSFLDKSEVADRVINCVKNFPKLDPSKVTPNAHFQNDLGLDSLDTVEIVMALEEEFAFEIPDNEADKISSINLAVDFIASHPQAK; from the exons ATGGCGGCGAGGAACGCATTGTTGAAGTACATGAGAGTGGAAGCTCGTTTACCACAACTCCAAAACCCTAGACTCATCGGAGGCTCATTCACTCAGCTGTTCAAACGTCACTTCTCGGAGGAGGTTAGGGGCTCATTTCTCGACAAATCTGAAGTCGCCGATCGTGTCATTAACTGTGTCAAGAACTTCCCCAAACTCGACCCTTCCAAG GTTACTCCAAATGCTCACTTCCAGAATGACCTTGGCTTAGATAGTTTAGACACTGTGGAAATAGTGATGGCCCTTGAAGAAGAGTTTGCATTCGAGATTCCTGACAATGAAGCTGACAAGATCAGCTCCATTAATCTAGCTGTTGATTTCATTGCATCTCACCCCCAGGCTAAATAA
- the LOC138892092 gene encoding uncharacterized protein, which yields MNLLGGVACLNPVDSFSSVDINKILMMVELYPDDFDENIMVTLKNQLETYIVDVRDVDERFSNLQGLVDLSEILVKTKKHLNYPFVFHLVKFALLLPVATAIVETTFSAMKLIKSEL from the coding sequence ATGAACTTGCTTGGTGGAGTAGCTTGCTTAAATCCAGTTGATTCATTTTCCAGTGTTGACATAAACAAGATATTGATGATGGTTGAATTGTATCCTGACGATTTTGATGAGAATATAATGGTTACGCTCAAGAATCAACTTGAAACTTATATTGTTGATGTTCGTGATGTTGATGAAAGGTTCTCAAATCTACAAGGACTTGTTGATCTTTCTGAAATATTAGTTAAGACAAAGAAGCATTTAAATTATCCATTTGTGTTTCACCTTGTAAAATTTGCTTTACTTCTACCAGTTGCCACTGCTATAGTTGAAACAACTTTTTCGGCGATGAAGTTGATCAAGAGTGAATTGTGA
- the LOC138892093 gene encoding uncharacterized protein: MQGEINGLKYLILQDTLYAYSIHCFAHQFQLALVALSKKHPDWDKFFCVVTNILNTIGVSFKRRDSLRQHQLDKLEELIKYGKVPTGEGLNQERGLQRPGDTRWGSHYKTLDNFIFLFSSIVNVLKDMKRECLYHLDRFAAQYLLSVIQEFAFVFMLHLMFKVLLLTNELNKVLQKKDQDIVSSMGMLYLAKKRLQTMREEEWDSLMEEVCSFCGKHDIVIPNMDEDYVIGKSKYKRSEVSYLHHFCMEVFYDVIDLELQELNSRF; this comes from the coding sequence ATGCAAGGGGAAATAAATGGCCTCAAGTATTTGATTTTGCAAGACACTCTGTATGCATATTCTATTCATTGTTTTGCTCATCAATTTCAACTAGCACTTGTAGCTCTTTCTAAAAAGCATCCGGATTGGGATAAATTTTTTTGTGTTGTCACTAATATTTTGAATACTATTGGAGTTTCTTTTAAGCGCAGGGATTCACTTCGGCAACATCAATTGGATAAATTAGAAGAGTTGATTAAATATGGAAAAGTTCCTACCGGGGAAGGTTTGAATCAAGAACGGGGCCTTCAACGACCGGGTGATACTCGTTGGGGGTCTCATTATAAGACCTTGgacaatttcatatttttattttcttcaattgtcAATGTGCTTAAAGATATGAAGCGTGAGTGTCTATATCATCTTGATAGATTTGCCGCACAATATCTTTTGAGCGTGATTCAAGAATTTGCATTTGTGTTTATGTTGCACTTGATGTTTAAGGTGTTGCTATTGACAAATGAATTGAACAAAGTTCTACAAAAGAAAGATCAAGATATCGTTAGTTCTATGGGAATGCTTTACCTTGCAAAGAAAAGACTACAAACAATGAGAGAAGAGGAATGGGACTCTTTGATGGAGGAGGTTTGCTCATTTTGTGGTAAACATGACATTGTAATTCCTAACATGGATGAAGACTATGTTATTGGAAAGTCAAAATATAAGAGATCTGAAGTTTCATATTTACATCACTTTTGTATGGAAGTATTTTATGATGTTATTGATTTGGAACTTCAAGAGCTTAATAGTCGTTTTTGA